The proteins below come from a single Benincasa hispida cultivar B227 chromosome 4, ASM972705v1, whole genome shotgun sequence genomic window:
- the LOC120075956 gene encoding uncharacterized protein LOC120075956 — MLRIFLLLYLVLIKRTKFFRKPNTRTMVATRFMQRLRPASAVSSSSSSSSPSSAMTVRCLGKTGLNLNNGERLITSGDGERKQIVAVKAAAAPQTVETRTEELNLGSLLANLLVQLKTTVGKTKIQRRQIQKFIEKIIIDCRFFTLLAVAGSLLGSILCYIEGSFIVAESYLQYFHGLSQSSNQNHTVELLIEALDMFLVGTALVVFGVGLFAMFIGSGKMKEKNRPVISGSNFFGLFRMKKIPTWVEMESMSQAKSKIGHAVMMILQVGVLEKFKNIPLSSAVDLACFAAAVMVSSASIFFLSKLNLGGGGSGGFK, encoded by the exons ATGCTTCGaatcttccttcttctttactTGGTATTAATAAAACGAACAAAATTCTTTCGAAAACCAAATACACGAACAATGGTGGCCACTCGATTCATGCAGCGACTTCGGCCAGCCTCCGCCgtgtcttcctcttcctcttcttcatctCCATCGTCGGCGATGACCGTGAGGTGTTTGGGCAAAACAGGGCTAAATTTGAACAATGGCGAACGGTTAATAACTTCTGGAGATGGCGAGAGAAAACAGATAGTCGCCGTGAAGGCGGCGGCGGCTCCCCAGACTGTGGAAACTAGAACCGAAGAACTGAATTTGGGTTCTTTGCTGGCGAATCTGCTCGTTCAATTGAAGACTACCGTGGGGAAGACGAAGATTCAGAGGCGACAGATTCAAAAGTTCATAGAAAAG ATAATAATCGACTGTCGATTCTTCACATTGTTAGCTGTCGCCGGATCTTTACTGGGTTCAATACTCTGTTATATTGAG GGGAGTTTCATTGTTGCAGAGTCATATCTGCAGTATTTCCACGGTCTTTCACAAAGTTCGAACCAAAATCATACGGTGGAGCTTCTAATTGAAGCCTTAG ATATGTTCCTCGTCGGAACTGCTCTGGTTGTCTTTGGGGTCGGATTGTTTGCAATGTTCATTGGATCGGGGAagatgaaggaaaaaaatcgGCCAGTCATTTCTGGGTCGAATTTTTTTGGTCTGTTCCGCATGAAG AAAATTCCGACGTGGGTAGAAATGGAATCAATGTCGCAGGCGAAATCGAAGATCGGACATGCGGTGATGATGATACTGCAAGTGGGTGTGTTagaaaagtttaagaatatacCTTTAAGCTCTGCCGTCGATCTCGCATGTTTTGCCGCCGCCGTTATGGTTTCCTCCGCctccatcttcttcctctccaaaCTCAATTTGGGAGGAGGCGGCAGTGGCGGTTTTAAGTGA